Proteins encoded together in one Tripterygium wilfordii isolate XIE 37 chromosome 14, ASM1340144v1, whole genome shotgun sequence window:
- the LOC120015686 gene encoding 1-Cys peroxiredoxin codes for MPGLAIGDTLPDLEADSTHGRIKLYDYIGDSWAIIFSHPGDFTPVCTTELGAMASYAQEFARRGVKLVGLSCDDVQSHKEWIADIEAYCQGCKVNYPILADPNREIIKQLNMVDPDEKDSAGKPLPSRALHIVGPDKKIKLSFLYPASTGRNMDEVVRVLESLQTASKHKVATPVNWKPGDPVVISPSVSNEEAKKIFPQGFETKDLPSKKDYLRFTRV; via the exons ATGCCTGGCCTTGCCATCGGAGATACTCTTCCTGATCTTGAAGCCGATAGCACCCATGGAAGGATTAAGCTTTACGACTACATCGGTGATAGCTGGGCCATCATCTTCTCCCACCCTG GGGATTTCACCCCAGTTTGCACGACCGAGCTCGGTGCAATGGCTTCATATGCACAGGAGTTTGCTCGCAGAGGAGTGAAGCTTGTAGGTTTGTCATGTGATGATGTGCAGTCACATAAGGAGTGGATTGCCGACATTGAAGCCTACTGT CAAGGTTGCAAGGTGAATTATCCTATCCTGGCAGATCCCAATAGAGAGATCATCAAGCAACTCAACATGGTTGATCCAGACGAGAAAGACTCGGCAGGAAAGCCACTCCCATCTCGTGCTCTTCATATCGTCGGCCCTGATAAGAAG ATTAAACTGAGCTTTCTGTACCCTGCAAGCACTGGGCGTAACATGGATGAGGTAGTGAGGGTACTGGAGTCACTGCAGACGGCGTCAAAGCACAAGGTTGCCACTCCAGTTAACTGGAAACCGGGTGATCCCGTTGTGATATCTCCAAGCGTATCCAACGAGGAGGCCAAGAAGATATTCCCTCAAGGCTTTGAGACTAAGGATCTTCCATCCAAGAAGGATTACCTTCGCTTCACTCGTGTTTGA
- the LOC120015615 gene encoding uncharacterized protein LOC120015615 → MKFTPSLLIIFNLTSLLVLTFQPFPSLALVPCRTTCGNIPINYPFGVDDGCGAPQFRHMFNCTNDLFFTTPSGIYKVQSINYLKQTMVVYDPAMSTCSILQPHHDLVLTDIQSVIIPPSPDTIFVLLNCSIDSPVLNHYKNLCFNFSGHSCEELYASCNAFRVFHLLTNSSPPCCCTGYDTVKFMTMNILDCTHYTSVINTDDLKGVGPLDWTYGIKLSYSVPDTGCERCRRSGGACGFDTETEMMVCMCSSSTNATRECGAGSVTAGGGGSSRQWRYFHSLVLVLGAVALLGLC, encoded by the exons atgaagTTTACACCATCACTTCTTATCATCTTCAACCTCACATCCCTACTTGTTCTAACATTTCAACCATTTCCCTCCCTCGCACTGGTTCCTTGCAGGACTACATGTGGGAACATTCCCATAAACTACCCATTTGGTGTTGACGATGGCTGTGGAGCACCCCAGTTTAGGCACATGTTCAACTGCACCAATGACTTGTTCTTCACAACCCCTTCCGGTATCTACAAAGTCCAATCAATTAACTACCTGAAGCAAACAATGGTGGTCTATGATCCAGCAATGTCCACGTGCTCCATTCTTCAACCACACCATGACCTTGTCCTCACTGATATACAATCAGTCATAATCCCTCCATCTCCTGACACAATCTTTGTCCTCCTCAATTGCTCCATTGACTCTCCTGTGCTCAACCATTACAAGAATCTCTGTTTCAACTTCTCCGGACACTCCTGCGAGGAGCTTTACGCCTCCTGCAATGCTTTCCGGGTCTTTCATTTGCTCACTAATAGTTCTCCTCCTTGTTGTTGTACTGGGTATGATACAGTGAAGTTTATGACCATGAACATCTTGGATTGTACACACTATACTAGTGTGATTAACACAGATGATTTGAAGGGTGTAGGACCTTTGGATTGGacttatgggatcaaactgtCCTATAGTGTTCCTGATACTGGGTGCGAAAGGTGCAGGAGATCTGGGGGTGCTTGTGGGTTTGATACTGAGACTGAGATGATGGTTTGTATGTGCTCAAGCTCCACTAATGCTACAAGAGAATGTG GTGCAGGGAGTGTCACGGCTGGAGGAGGAGGCAGTAGTCGTCAATGGAGATATTTCCATTCACTTGTTCTGGTTTTGGGAGCAGTTGCTCTTCTGGGTTTGTGTTGA